The proteins below come from a single Fusobacterium nucleatum genomic window:
- a CDS encoding SPFH domain-containing protein, with translation MFYIPFFVLLIILIAIVMLKAVKIVPESQVYIVEKLGKYYQSLSSGLNFINPFFDRVSRIVSLKEQVVDFDPQAVITKDNATMQIDTVVYFQITDPKLYTYGVERPLSAIENLTATTLRNIIGDMTVDETLTSRDIINTKMRQELDDATDPWGIKVNRVELKSILPPNDIRVAMEKEMKAEREKRAKILEAQATRESAILVAEGEKQSAILRAEAEKEVKIKEAEGKAQAILEVQKAEAEAIKVLNEAKPTKEILALKSFATFEKVADGKSTKILIPSEIQNLAGFIQAIKEIK, from the coding sequence ATGTTTTACATACCATTTTTTGTATTATTAATAATTTTAATAGCCATAGTTATGTTAAAAGCTGTTAAAATTGTTCCTGAATCACAAGTCTATATTGTTGAAAAATTAGGAAAATACTATCAATCTTTAAGTTCTGGTTTAAATTTTATCAACCCATTCTTTGATAGAGTATCAAGAATCGTTTCTCTTAAAGAACAAGTTGTTGATTTTGATCCACAAGCAGTTATCACAAAAGATAATGCAACTATGCAAATTGATACTGTTGTTTATTTCCAAATAACTGACCCTAAGTTATATACTTATGGAGTTGAAAGACCTTTATCAGCTATTGAAAATTTAACTGCTACAACTCTAAGAAATATTATAGGGGATATGACAGTTGATGAAACTTTAACATCAAGAGATATTATTAACACTAAAATGCGTCAAGAATTAGATGATGCAACTGACCCTTGGGGAATAAAAGTAAATAGAGTTGAGTTAAAATCTATACTTCCTCCAAATGATATTAGAGTTGCAATGGAAAAAGAAATGAAAGCTGAAAGAGAAAAGAGAGCAAAAATTCTTGAAGCTCAAGCTACAAGAGAATCTGCTATTCTTGTTGCAGAAGGAGAAAAGCAATCTGCAATATTGAGAGCTGAAGCTGAAAAAGAAGTTAAAATAAAAGAGGCTGAAGGTAAAGCACAGGCTATTCTTGAAGTACAAAAAGCTGAAGCTGAAGCTATTAAAGTTTTAAATGAAGCTAAACCAACAAAAGAAATTTTAGCATTAAAATCCTTTGCTACATTTGAAAAAGTTGCTGATGGAAAATCTACAAAGATTCTTATTCCTAGTGAAATTCAAAATTTGGCTGGATTTATACAAGCTATTAAAGAAATTAAATAA
- a CDS encoding AAA family ATPase gives MKRIGIGLSDFKELIEEDFYYFDKTKFIDEIVKDGAKVKLFARPRRFGKTLNMSMLKYFFDIKEGQENRKLFKDLYIEKTESFREQGQYPVIFLSLKDLKATTWEIMEKDIKLTVSRLFLDHRYLLNDLDKFDTITFENIIMKNTNIEDLKEALKFLTENLYKKYNQKVVVLIDEYDSPLVSAYINGYYNKAKNFFKTFYSTVLKDNSYLQMGVLTGIIRVIKAGIFSDLNNLSTYTILSDVYTDSYGLTEEEVEKSLKDYGIEAEISKVKDWYDGYRFGDSEVYNPWSIINFLRFKELRAYWVDTSGNDLINDVLKKMTKDTVKALERLFDGEGLRQNISGTSDLSKLLDENELWELLLFSGYLTIEEKINQKNYILRLPNKEVKELFKDSFLEKYFGRGNKLSDLMEALTENRIEDYEESLQEILLTSVSYNDTKKGNEAFYHGLIMGMGLYLEGEYITKSNIESGLGRYDFLIEPKNKSKRAFIMEFKSTDSVEKLEEVSKEALKQIEDKKYDISLKQNGIKEIRYIGIAFCGKQIKISYK, from the coding sequence ATGAAAAGAATAGGAATAGGATTAAGCGATTTTAAAGAGTTAATAGAGGAAGATTTTTACTATTTTGATAAGACAAAATTTATAGATGAAATAGTAAAAGATGGAGCAAAAGTAAAACTATTTGCAAGACCTAGAAGATTTGGAAAAACACTAAATATGTCTATGTTAAAATATTTCTTTGATATAAAAGAAGGACAAGAAAATAGAAAATTATTTAAAGACTTATATATAGAAAAAACAGAATCTTTTAGAGAACAGGGACAATATCCAGTAATATTTTTATCATTAAAAGATTTAAAAGCAACAACTTGGGAAATAATGGAAAAAGATATAAAATTAACAGTTTCAAGATTGTTTTTAGATCATAGATATTTATTAAATGATTTAGATAAATTTGACACTATTACATTTGAAAATATTATTATGAAAAATACCAATATAGAAGATTTAAAAGAAGCATTAAAATTTTTAACAGAAAATTTATATAAGAAATATAATCAAAAAGTAGTAGTGTTGATAGATGAATATGATAGTCCATTGGTATCAGCCTATATAAATGGATATTATAATAAAGCAAAAAATTTCTTTAAAACTTTTTATAGTACAGTATTAAAAGATAATAGCTACTTACAAATGGGAGTTTTAACTGGAATAATAAGAGTAATAAAGGCAGGAATATTCTCAGACTTGAATAATTTAAGTACTTATACAATATTAAGTGATGTCTATACTGATAGTTATGGATTAACAGAAGAAGAAGTGGAGAAAAGCCTTAAAGATTATGGAATAGAAGCAGAAATATCAAAAGTAAAAGATTGGTATGATGGATATAGATTTGGAGATAGTGAAGTCTATAACCCTTGGAGTATAATAAATTTTTTAAGATTTAAAGAATTAAGAGCTTATTGGGTGGATACATCAGGAAATGATTTAATAAATGATGTATTAAAGAAAATGACAAAAGATACAGTAAAAGCCTTGGAAAGACTATTTGATGGAGAAGGATTAAGACAAAATATATCAGGAACATCAGATTTATCAAAGCTATTAGATGAAAACGAATTATGGGAGTTATTGTTATTTAGTGGTTATCTAACAATAGAAGAAAAAATAAATCAAAAGAATTATATATTGAGATTACCAAATAAAGAAGTAAAAGAACTTTTTAAAGATAGTTTTTTAGAAAAATATTTTGGAAGAGGAAATAAGTTATCAGATTTGATGGAAGCCTTAACAGAAAATAGGATAGAAGATTATGAAGAAAGTCTACAAGAAATATTACTAACATCAGTTAGTTATAATGATACTAAGAAAGGAAATGAAGCCTTTTACCACGGACTAATAATGGGAATGGGCTTATATTTAGAGGGAGAGTATATAACAAAATCAAATATAGAAAGTGGATTAGGAAGATATGATTTTTTAATAGAGCCAAAGAATAAGAGTAAAAGAGCCTTTATAATGGAATTTAAATCAACAGATAGTGTAGAAAAATTAGAAGAAGTATCAAAAGAAGCCTTAAAACAAATAGAAGATAAAAAATATGATATATCATTAAAGCAAAATGGAATAAAGGAAATAAGATATATAGGAATAGCATTTTGTGGAAAACAAATAAAAATAAGTTATAAATAA
- a CDS encoding NfeD family protein yields MGYVFWLILTIIFSVIEFMGPALVSVWFAFAAAITIFVSLAFDNLKVEITFFTIISILAILFIRPFAKKILSKKKDNFDAEIIDTSIVIKKVVDTNKEEKVYDVSYKGSIWTALSNEIFEVGDIPVISSFKGNKIIIKK; encoded by the coding sequence ATGGGATATGTATTTTGGCTAATACTTACTATTATATTTAGTGTTATTGAATTTATGGGTCCTGCACTTGTTTCAGTTTGGTTTGCTTTTGCAGCTGCTATAACAATATTTGTTTCTTTAGCATTTGATAATTTAAAAGTAGAAATAACTTTCTTTACTATTATTTCTATTTTAGCAATTTTGTTTATTAGACCATTTGCTAAAAAAATTCTTTCTAAAAAGAAAGATAATTTTGATGCAGAAATAATTGATACAAGTATTGTAATAAAAAAAGTTGTTGACACTAATAAAGAAGAGAAAGTTTATGATGTTAGTTACAAGGGTTCTATTTGGACTGCACTTAGTAATGAAATTTTTGAAGTGGGAGATATTCCTGTAATTTCATCTTTTAAAGGTAATAAAATTATTATTAAAAAATAA